The Jiangella alba genome includes the window GAGCACGTCGACCTCCTGCTGGTCAAGCGCGGCGAGAAGGTCACCGTCGAGGTGGCGGTGCACGTCACGGGCGACGCCGCGCCGGGCACGCTGGTCAACCTCGACCAGCCGACCGTCTCCATCGAGGCCGAGGCCACCCACCTGCCCGAGGGCATCGAGGTCTCCGTCGAGGGCCTCACCGAGGGCACCCAGATCCTGGCCAAGGACCTCGTGCTGGCGCGCGGCTCGTCGCTGGCCGGCGACCCCGACCAGCTGGTCGTCAACGTCACCGCCGCCCCGACCGCCGAGCAGCTCGAGGGCGAGACCGAGGAGGGCGAGGCCGCCGAGGGTGAGGCCACCGAGGCCGCCGCCGAGGAGGCTCCGGCCGAGGCGCCTGCCGACGAGTCCTGAGTTCACGTCCGCCGGGCCGGGGAGCCTGCCGATGTCCGACGCGTGGTTGGTCGTCGGGCTGGGCAACCCCGGCCCGACGTATGCCGGCACCCGGCACAACGCCGGGGCCATGGTGGTCGACCTGCTCGCCGAGCGGGCCGGCGCGCCGCTGAAGTCGCAGCGCAAGTTCCGGGCCGACGTCGCCGAGGTGCGTCTCGGCGACCTGCCCGGCTCGCGCGCCGTGCTGGCCAAGCCGCACACGTACATGAACGAGTCCGGCGGGCCGGTGGCGCTGCTGGCCGACTTCTACAAGATCACCCCCGACCGCCTGCTGGTCGTGCACGACGAACTGGACCTCCCGTTCGGCACGGTGCGGCTGAAGCTCGGCGGGGGTGACAACGGTCACAACGGGCTGCGCTCCGTGCGCGCCCGCATCGGCACCGGCGACTACTGCCGCCTGCGGTTCGGCATCGGCCGGCCGCCCGGGCGCATGGACCCCGCCGCATTCGTCCTCAAGCCGTTCTCCACTGTTGAGAAGCGTGAGATCGACCTCGAGGTCGACCGCGCGGCCGACGCCGCCGAAGCGGTGGTCGTCGACGGCCTGACCTACGCGCAGAACCACTACAACGGCTGAGCCGACCCGGACCACTCGTCCGAAATCGACGCATTCGACTGGTCCCCTTCGGCCCTTGCGCGTATAGTCCGTCCCAGTTTCGTCGGCTTGATGATGGGCCGGCGGGGGGTATCGGAGCCTTGGGGGGGCCATGGCTACGGTCGATCTGTCGTCGGCTGGTGCGCGCACACGTTCGCGGAGAGCTACGTCCGAATTCGACGGACGCGGTCCGCAGACGCCGTCGGCGACCCGTCCTTTTCGCTACCGCCGCGTCACCGCGGCCGGTGACCTGCTGACCGGAGCCGTCGCGGCCGTCGTCGCCGTGCTGCTCTCGTGGTCACGTCCGGACGCCGCGGCCGCGCTCGCGGCCATGGCGGTCGCGTGGCCGCTGGTGCTGACGGTGAAGACGGGCCGCGCGGACCGGCTGTTCGGGGTCAAGAACACCTACAGCGACGTGCTGCGGGCGCTGACCGCGGTGGTCGCCGTCCTGGCCGTGGCCGGCGCGGTGCTCTCGATCCGGCTGCTGGGCACGCCGTTCCTGGCTGCCGCGGCGATCCTGGCCGGCGGCTCGATCACGGTGCGGCTGCTGGTGCAGCGCAAGCTGCGCCGGCTGCGCACGCTGGGCCGCGCGACCCGGCGGACGCTGCTGGTCGGGCCGGCGAGCGGCATCGTCGCCACCATGGACCGCTTCGCCCGCGACGGCGAGCACCCGCTGTCCGTGGTCGCGGCCTGCGTCGAGGACGACGGCACCCAGCCGCCGGCCGCGGTGCCGGTGGTCGGCACCATCGTCCGCGGCATCCCGGGTCACGACGACGTCCTGCGCGACGAGGAGATCGTCCACGCGGTGCGGCTGGCCGCCCAGCGGG containing:
- a CDS encoding 50S ribosomal protein L25/general stress protein Ctc; the protein is MSDVKIAAELRTEFGKGAARRLRRASKVPAVLYGHGTDPVHLALPGHDTMLALKTANVLLTLDIEGRGSELALPKHVQRDPLKGFIEHVDLLLVKRGEKVTVEVAVHVTGDAAPGTLVNLDQPTVSIEAEATHLPEGIEVSVEGLTEGTQILAKDLVLARGSSLAGDPDQLVVNVTAAPTAEQLEGETEEGEAAEGEATEAAAEEAPAEAPADES
- the pth gene encoding aminoacyl-tRNA hydrolase, which translates into the protein MSDAWLVVGLGNPGPTYAGTRHNAGAMVVDLLAERAGAPLKSQRKFRADVAEVRLGDLPGSRAVLAKPHTYMNESGGPVALLADFYKITPDRLLVVHDELDLPFGTVRLKLGGGDNGHNGLRSVRARIGTGDYCRLRFGIGRPPGRMDPAAFVLKPFSTVEKREIDLEVDRAADAAEAVVVDGLTYAQNHYNG